A stretch of Oryza brachyantha chromosome 4, ObraRS2, whole genome shotgun sequence DNA encodes these proteins:
- the LOC102709270 gene encoding glycerol kinase, giving the protein MAGKGAAVAAEEEVYVASIDQGTTSTRFIIYDRHAKPVASHQLEFKQHYPEAGWVEHDPMEIMESVKTCMANALDKATTDGHNVDAGLKAIGITNQRETTVMWSKSTGLPLYNAIVWMDARTSPICRRLESELSGGRTHFVETCGLPISTYFSALKVLWLIENVDAVKNAVQAGDALFGTIDTWLIWNLTGGVGGTDRDGKQVFGQHVTDCSNASRTMLMNLKALDWDKPTLETLGIPAEILPKIISNSERIGVVANGFPLAGVPIAGCLGDQHAAMLGQLCQKGEAKSTYGTGAFILLNTGEEVTLSSHGLLSTIAYKLGPNAPTNYALEGSIAIAGAAVQWLRDSLGIISSAAEIEKLAETVQDSGGIYFVPAFNGLFAPWWRDDARGICIGITRFTNKGHIARAVLESMCFQVNDVLSSMHKDAGEAGEVKSAEGEFLLRVDGGATVNNLLMQIQANLLGSPVVRPADIETTALGAAYAAGLAVGIWTKEQVFAGLHRENTTVFRPQLDEIHRKKRADSWFKAVSRSFDLADLSL; this is encoded by the exons ATGGCTGGgaagggcgcggcggtggcggcggaggaggaggtgtaTGTAGCCTCGATCGACCAGGGCACGACGAGCACGAGGTTTATTATCTATGACCGCCACGCCAAGCCCGTTGCGTCGCATCAGCTCGAGTTCAAGCAGCACTACCCGGAGGCGGG ATGGGTTGAGCATGATCCTATGGAGATTATGGAGAGTGTGAAGACATGCATGGCAAATGCGCTTGATAAAGCCACAACTGATGGTCATAATGTGGATGCTGGACTGAAGGCCATTGGTATTACAAATCAGAGGGAGACCACTGTTATGTGGAGCAAATCAACAGGCCTTCCTCTCTACAATGCCATCGTATGGATGGATGCTCGCACAAGCCCCATTTGCAG GAGATTGGAAAGTGAGCTTTCTGGTGGTAGAACTCACTTTGTTGAGACATGTGGATTGCCAATTAGTACCTATTTCAGTGCTTTGAAGGTGTTATGGCTGATCGAAAATGTGGATGCCGTCAAGAATGCAGTTCAAGCTGGTGATGCCTTATTTGGCACAATCGACACCTGGTTAATCTGGAACCTTACAGGAGGCGTTGGCGGTACAGATCGTGATGGAAAACAAGTATTTGGGCAGCATGTCACAGACTGCTCAAATGCATCTCGCACAATGCTTATGAACCTGAAGGCACTTGACTGGGACAAGCCAACACTCGAGACATTAGGAATTCCTGCTGAGATATTGCCGAAAATTATCAGTAACTCAGAGAGGATTGGTGTGGTTGCCAATGGGTTTCCATTGGCAGGTGTCCCTATTGCTGGGTGCCTAGGAGATCAGCATGCTGCAATGCTCGGGCAGCTGTGTCAGAAAGGTGAAGCAAAAAGCACCTATGGAACTGGTGCCTTCATTCTTCTCAACACAGGGGAGGAGGTTACACTATCTTCCCATGGTCTTCTTAGCACTATTGCTTACAAGCTTGGCCCAAATGCGCCCACTAATTATGCTCTAGAAGGCTCCATTGCAATTGCTGGTGCAGCCGTTCAGTGGTTAAGGGACAGCCTTGGAATCATCAGCTCAGCAGCAGAAATTGAAAAGTTGGCTGAAACTGTGCAGGATTCAGGTGGAATATACTTTGTGCCAGCATTTAACGGATTGTTTGCGCCATGGTGGAGGGATGACGCAAGAGGTATTTGCATAGGAATCACAAGGTTTACAAATAAGGGGCACATTGCTCGAGCAGTGCTCGAAAGTATGTGCTTTCAGGTGAACGATGTCCTAAGTTCTATGCATAAGGATGCTGGTGAGGCAGGTGAAGTGAAGAGTGCAGAAGGGGAATTTTTGTTGCGTGTTGATGGTGGCGCTACTGTTAATAACCTTCTCATGCAGATTCAG GCTAATCTATTGGGCAGTCCTGTCGTCAGACCAGCTGACATTGAGACAACAGCACTTGGAGCTGCATATGCAGCTGGGTTAGCTGTTGGTATATGGACAAAGGAGCAAGTATTTGCAGGTTTGCACAGGGAGAACACGACGGTATTCCGCCCACAATTGGATGAAATTCATAGGAAGAAAAGAGCAGACTCCTGGTTCAAAGCGGTCTCTAGATCATTCGATTTAGCTGATCTTTCTCTGTAA